In Podospora pseudoanserina strain CBS 124.78 chromosome 5, whole genome shotgun sequence, a single window of DNA contains:
- a CDS encoding hypothetical protein (CAZy:AA14; EggNog:ENOG50KOG4157; COG:U): MMRHAKLFAALATGATAHHALFAPGMHCRGGNNPAVDDQNTNLVVNPLYNLTKEQWWMQADRGCNFVGPPSGQSLALPAGGIFTGEIAENRAFTTLSYNGDLTTDWTDGRDHPVNWTGPSTGEGCLVNNPDGFGGPLHTQNETRATGTALAISYNSNLAKVNMENLVVISVAPNTPWKRLVNYPIPADLPPCAPGQCYCAWLWVPDGCGEPNMYMQNFRCHVPGSTSVRRLGVAQPPVYCANNPSACVKGPKQMIAWHQRTGNNVVTPGDVTPPYNSKMGFFAGAQNDIFEPRVGCFVDSDSPRVLPHQISSITGGMTTEKCISACETAGYFYAGVEYSTECFCGNSQPGSGLLVADGQCDMPCAGDGGETCGAGWRIEVYGTGKYPASSYTPAVSPVLTTSTWLYLCPEVQWGGSCENIRVGHAEKCVSLAGTDLYKRVRSAGPDMGRCVLFR, translated from the exons ATGATGCGCCACGCAAAGCTTTTCGCGGCCCTGGCCACGGGGGCGACAGCACACCACGCGCTCTTTGCGCCGGGTATGCATTGTCGT GGCGGCAACAACCCAGCAGTGGACgatcaaaacaccaacctcgtcgTCAACCCCCTCTATAACCTCACCAAGGAGCAGTGGTGGATGCAAGCGGACCGAGGCTGTAACTTCGTGGGCCCCCCCAGCGGACAGTCCCTCGCTCTACCTGCAGGAGGTATCTTTACTGGTGAAATCGCCGAGAACCGCGCCTTCACCACTCTCTCCTACAATGGTGATCTCACGACAGACTGGACAGACGGACGGGACCACCCTGTGAACTGGACCGGCCCCAGCACAGGAGAGGGCTGTCTGGTTAACAACCCTGACGGGTTTGGTGGTCCGTTACATACCCAGAACGAGACCAGGGCCACAGGCACTGCGCTGGCGATTTCGTACAATTCCAACTTGGCGAAGGTGAATATGGAGAATTTAGTTGTCATCTCTGTTGCCCCCAA CACCCCCTGGAAACGCCTGGTCAACTACCCCATCCccgccgacctccccccctGCGCCCCAGGCCAATGCTACTGCGCCTGGCTCTGGGTGCCCGACGGATGCGGCGAGCCAAACATGTATATGCAAAACTTCCGCTGCCACGTTCCAGGGAGCACGTCAGTTCGTCGGTTGGGCGTTGCCCAGCCCCCGGTGTATTGTGCGAATAACCCTTCTGCTTGCGTTAAAGGCCCAAAACAGATGATCGCCTGGCATCAGCGGACTGGCAACAATGTTGTCACCCCGGGGGACGTCACACCGCCGTATAACTCCAAGATGGGCTTTTTCGCAGGAGCGCAGAACGATATCTTTGAGCCGAGGGTGGGGTGTTTTGTTGATTCTGACTCTCCTCGCGTTCTGCCGCATCAGATCAGTAGCATTACCGGTGGCATGACAACGGAGAAGTGTATTTCTGCCTGTGAGACGGCGGGATATTTCTATGCGGGAGTCGAATACAGCACCGAATGCTTTTGCGGCAACTCCCAGCCTgggtcggggttgttggtggctgaTGGGCAGTGTGATATGCCTTGCGCGGGTGACGGGGGAGAAACATGTGGAGCGGGGTGGAGGATTGAGGTTTATGGGACAGGGAAGTACCCGGCTAGTTCTTACACTCCTGCTGTGTCGCCTGTTTTGACTACGTCGACGTGGCTGTATCTTTGTCCTGAGGTTCAATGGGGTGGGAGTTGCGAGAATATCAGGGTTGGGCACGCGGAGAAGTGTGTCAGTTTGGCGGGGACTGACCTTTACAAGAGAGTTAGGTCTGCTGGGCCGGATATGGGGAGGTGTGTGTTGTTTAGGTGA
- a CDS encoding hypothetical protein (COG:E; EggNog:ENOG503P135): MNTPPSTCSSGKSTPLKKDNDRSRMQSFALPVDPADLQLGDPLPPDDPHAISVHLPTWNDSLGWVTKDPSVLQAMKTGYPRFFMPRVVDQLGRRLARHLGVGDDGAPMMFASRTWAEMFRRYMGEELLAGGRVWGVRWDGGAVDSDDDETGTCLWLAVVVGEPKGAEVSKARRFWQHTGYGISSRRAVFWLDRASFLNRGSCREGHELVNGIQQNGFHLDGDTCGGDSVDQAKQDISDRIAGLLSDGDMVLRKDDVLLYPGGMAAISELIATRTDSGTSLGSGDSKKPNVAVFGQVPLQSFYLPKMLWSSNL; encoded by the exons ATGAACACTCCCCCATCTACATGCAGTTCTGGGAAATCCACGCCGTTGAAAAAGGACAATGACAGATCCAGGATGCAGTCTTTTGCCCTCCCCGTCGACCCGGCAGACCTGCAGTTGGGTGATCCGCTACCTCCTGATGACCCGCAC GCCATCTCTGTCCACCTCCCAACCTGGAACGACAGTCTCGGATGGGTTACGAAAGACCCCTCGGTCTTGCAAGCCATGAAAACCGGTTACCCGCGCTTCTTCATGCCAAGGGTGGTTGATCAGTTGGGGCGAAGACTGGCGCGACACTTGGGtgtgggggatgatggagcGCCTATGATGTTCGCGTCCAGGACGTGGGCTGAGATGTTCAGGAGGTACATGGGTGAGGAGCTTCTTGCGGGTGGTAGAGTGTGGGGAGTTaggtgggatggtggagcGGTTGATTCAGATGACGATGAAACGGGGACTTGTTTGTggttggcggttgttgtaGGGGAGCCCAAGGGTGCTGAGGTGTCTAAAGCACGGAGGTTTTGGCAACACACTGGATATGGCATCTCGAGTCGGAGGGCGGTGTTTTGGTTGGACAGGGCATCCTTTCTGAATAGGGGGTCGTGTCGAGAAGGACACGAGTTAGTAAATGGGATACAACAGAACGGGTTCCATTTAGATGGAGATACCTGCGGTGGGGACTCTGTTGACCAGGCCAAGCAGGACATATCAGACCGGATTGCAGGTCTGCTATCCGATGGAGACATGGTTCTTAGGAAAGATGATGTGCTATTGTATCCAGGAGGAATGGCTGCTATTTCGGAGCTGATAGCAACCAGAACGGATTCAGGGACTTCATTGGGGAGCGGAGATAGCAAGAAGCCTAACGTGGCTGTTTTTGGGCAAGTTCCGTTGCAATCCTTCTACCTACCCAAGATGTTGTGGTCGTCTAACCTGTGA
- a CDS encoding hypothetical protein (COG:L; EggNog:ENOG503NX1P), protein MACRKSARIAAQEPKPPNQYGPHNGDSDDAAGLMSASQPSSPDSASSASDPDPEPRPAKRRKVTKHTPNTTRSQTKYSKSNSLSLVQSIFTSAPHDGRALPLRPHRPSYHQPLLLSSPSVQASLLKWFQKEQTTRLMPWRKPFLTNPSRADLSRRAYEVWISEIMLQQTRVATVIAYWNKWMTKWPTIEDLAQATEAQVVNMWTGLGYYSRARRIHAGAQKVVAEMQGLLPDTVEGLMKHVPGVGRYTAGAISAIVFGEAEPMVDGNVMRVLSRQMGLMGDVKGDKRVVDVLWEAADRLVKVVAEADGEEGEKPGLWGQALMELGSTICTPKPQCGKCPVTESCMAYAEGLALARGLKQAVPDIEDGIACVLCELVEEDAMEASSQATEKKGRQQTSKFFEAFQASSMKEKDVASRTPSSQEINIIISHAQRFPLKKPKKQVREEEALVCAIRRVSDGQYLISRRPDKGLLAGLWEFPSYILPASNDSTTKSRKKQALDYASGLVESTDGYRGELGTVPWLFSHLRLAMHVHLFQLDDSDRSLRTLPLGSNYRWASSDEIESESMGTGMKKCWSLIKATRE, encoded by the coding sequence ATGGCATGCCGGAAAAGCGCTCGCATTGCAGCACAAGAGCCAAAACCGCCAAACCAGTACGGGCCACACAATGGTGATTCAGACGACGCCGCTGGGCTGATGTCAGCTTCTCAACCCTCATCGCCGGATTCCGCATCCTCTGCATCCGACCCAGATCCTGAACCTCGACCGGCAAAGCGCCGCAAGGTGACAAAACATACCCCAAACACGACAAGATCACAGACAAAATACTCCAAATCCAACTCCCTTTCTCTCGTCCAGTCTATCTTTACTTCAGCACCCCACGATGGCCGCgcccttcctctccgcccacACCGGCCCTCctatcaccaacccctcctcctatccTCGCCATCCGTCCAAGCCTCCCTCCTGAAGTGGTttcaaaaagaacaaacGACCCGCCTCATGCCGTGGCGCAAACCCTTCCTCACGAACCCCTCCCGTGCCGACCTTTCCCGTCGAGCCTACGAAGTCTGGATCTCCGAGATTATGCTCCAACAAACTCGCGTTGCGACGGTAATAGCATATTGGAACAAGTGGATGACAAAGTGGCCCACGATCGAAGACCTAGCACAGGCAACAGAGGCACAGGTGGTCAATATGTGGACTGGGCTGGGGTATTACTctcgggcgaggaggatacACGCCGGGGCACAAAAGGTTGTCGCCGAGATGCAGGGGCTGCTGCCGGATACTGTGGAGGGGCTTATGAAGCATGTTCCCGGAGTGGGGAGGTATACTGCTGGGGCGATATCAGCTATTGTGTTTGGCGAGGCGGAACCGATGGTCGATGGGAATGTTATGAGGGTGTTGTCGAGGCAGATGGGACTGATGGGGGATGTGAAAGGGGACAAGAGGGTGGTAGACGTGCtttgggaggcggcggataggttggtgaaggttgttgctgaggctgatggggaagagggcgagaagCCGGGGCTATGGGGACAGGCGTTGATGGAGCTGGGGAGCACGATCTGTACACCAAAGCCCCAATGTGGAAAATGCCCGGTGACGGAAAGTTGTATGGCTTACGCCGAAGGTTTGGCTCTGGCCCGAGGCCTCAAGCAGGCGGTTCCCGATATTGAGGATGGCATTGCTTGTGTGCTTTGCGAACTTGTGGAGGAAGATGCCATGGAAGCGAGCTCGCAGGCTACGGAAAAGAAGGGTAGGCAGCAAACCTCCAAGTTCTTCGAGGCGTTCCAAGCAAGTTCCATGAAGGAAAAGGATGTTGCTAGCAGAACGCCCTCGTCCCAAGAGATTAATATCATCATCTCCCATGCCCAGAGGTTTCCCCTGAAGAAACCGAAGAAGCAGGtcagagaggaagaagctcTTGTTTGCGCCATTCGTCGCGTATCGGACGGCCAGTACCTCATCAGTCGCCGGCCAGACAAGGGGCTGTTGGCTGGATTGTGGGAGTTTCCCAGCTACATTTTGCCCGCCTCCAATGACAGCACTACCAAAAGCCGGAAAAAGCAGGCATTGGACTACGCGTCTGGTCTGGTCGAATCAACAGACGGATATCGTGGAGAACTAGGCACTGTCCCTTGGTTATTTTCACATCTGAGGCTCGCCATGCACGTTCATCTGTTTCAACTGGACGATTCAGACAGAAGCCTCCGAACACTGCCCCTGGGATCGAACTATCGATGGGCTTCCAGCGACGAGATTGAATCAGAGTCCATGGGGACTGGTATGAAAAAGTGCTGGTCCTTGATCAAGGCAACCAGAGAGTAG
- a CDS encoding hypothetical protein (EggNog:ENOG503NW4P; COG:Q), which translates to MYISHHGIPLSLFQTARNASLDWFRSPREAKLPANTNNSLKNKGVVGYRPRQTQHINPWESVDVRESFSWRYDPAYDPLHSPSDLDNIPDEVKRYIDHDNDGFPWSRTPKEFSGPVIELYQAVLKLGRELVRVMALALGLEEDGLDGRFEFPDVGVAVNYYPPIAATKEEGKEKVSIGSHTDFQLFTLLYQDSVGGLQVLDREGQWLNARPVEGTLVVNFGDYMQRITNGKWVSTVHRVVNNSGRERLSMAFFWGFGLHERCGVLDSVLEEGEEKKYDEVGCWEWVQRRIEMMREVKKGLGNITPEKPLSMHSQ; encoded by the coding sequence ATGTACATCTCCCACCACGgcatccccctctccctcttccaaaccGCCCGAAACGCCTCTCTAGATTGGTTCCGCTCCCCTCGTGAGGCCAAACTCCCCGCCAACACGAACAACTCCCTCAAAAACAAGGGCGTGGTCGGTTACCGGCCCCGTCAGACACAGCACATCAACCCCTGGGAGAGTGTCGATGTTCGAGAGTCGTTCTCATGGCGGTACGATCCCGCCTATGACCCGTTGCATTCCCCGTCGGACTTGGACAACATCCCGGATGAGGTGAAAAGGTATATTGACCACGATAACGATGGGTTTCCCTGGTCGAGAACACCAAAAGAGTTTTCGGGGCCGGTGATTGAGTTGTATCAGGCTGTTTtgaagctggggagggagctggtgagggtgatggctttggcgcttgggttggaggaggacgggttGGACGGGAGGTTTGAGTTTCCTGATGTTGGGGTGGCGGTGAATTACTATCCGCCTATTGCTgcaacaaaagaagagggcaaggagaaggTTAGTATTGGGAGTCATACTGACTTTCAGCTTTTTACGCTGTTGTATCAGGATAGTGTGGGGGGGTTGCAGGTGTTGGATAGGGAGGGGCAGTGGTTGAATGCGAggccggtggaggggacgttggtggtgaatttTGGGGATTACATGCAGCGGATTACGAACGGGAAGTGGGTGAGTACGGTTCATCGGGTGGTGAATAactcggggagggagaggttgagcaTGGCGTTCTTCTGGGGGTTTGGGCTGCATGAAAGGTGTGGGGTTTTGGATAGTGtattggaggagggggaggagaagaagtatgatgaggttgggtgTTGGGAGTGGGTGCAGAGAAGGAttgagatgatgagggaggtgaagaaggggttaGGGAATATTACCCCTGAGAAACCCCTGTCAATGCACTCCCAATAA
- a CDS encoding hypothetical protein (EggNog:ENOG503P5V3): protein MVWSVNGSVKNDSARFTFWAKSASKATIATNIVMRVMMEETNRTRVMGLMSQNWSSWDWLRDFRGGSSFLQSNEAFTWADPNPSSYLCLSAPVKETDPFTAFITEKILKTYRHLLGRRINTGQAVDTDTGHTLYSPSRISKASSLITTVLASTLPVLTILVLNGLDSTDARIGVTAGFTVLLTLVIAVFNDAKRIEGE, encoded by the exons ATGGTCTGGAGCGTCAACGGGTCGGTCAAGAAT GATTCGGCTCGCTTTACCTTTTGGGCAAAGTCGGCAAGTAAGGCGACCATTGCGACGAATATTGTcatgagggtgatgatggaggagaccAACAGGACTAGAGTGATGGGACTGATGAGCCAGAATTGGTCTTCTTGGG ACTGGCTACGCGACTTCAGAGGCGGCAGTTCCTTCCTCCAGTCCAACGAAGCCTTCACCTGGGCAGACCCTAACCCCTCGTCATATCTCTGCCTGAGCGCACCGGTCAAAGAAACCGACCCTTTTACCGCTTTCATCACTGAGAAGATTCTCAAAACTTATcgccacctcctcggccgtcgCATCAACACCGGCCAGGCTGTCGACACAGACACAGGCCACACTTTGTATAGTCCTTCTCGAATCAGCAAAGCAAGCAGTCTCATCACAACTGTTCTTGCGTCTACCTTGCCGGTATTGACAATCCTGGTGCTGAACGGGCTGGACAGCACAGATGCGAGAATAGGGGTGACGGCAGGGTTTACGGTGCTGCTTACGCTGGTGATTGCCGTGTTTAACGATGCGAAGAGGATAGAG GGTGAATGA
- a CDS encoding hypothetical protein (EggNog:ENOG503PAAX), protein MDQPKDRRRLKLEPSKLGPSANNDASPQKTPDTEDNKPKETPVSVSQPDLSTQHETVESEEFKRPNLGLGPSHEAEVEERSLEREAQEKQRDQPDDDNECKENPMSDENRALIDVWMQTEDEARAEEEDNVMTRDNYEANFKEEVALHNLYNHHYFDEQWLLYSKETSKDRKDEDWFIHSPTVLEATDPQYLCDMCRHVDFTVLFTHRDLKPQGNNDPSTACIDLYGLSRVLNEKSTCSFCNLVREAIEQQCTAEELAKARQTKAGKISIDILDDGPDCALRLEVGFSHLATKVIMQRMTSEGEPFALQGLPVRKDAADITRLCNWIRTCEGSHPKLHKSIHAFSPEMKTLRVIDVDEGCLVTVPTPCRYACLSYVWGKNVASLVHLTLETKATLESPGIFSNGSIVISQTYLDAIKVTRDIGLRYLWIDALCIVQDDDAEKAIIVSQMAAVYGNAVINIVASTNFSPDGGLPGVGSTPRARSQVVKQIQGLSVGAVFHDSRQPYHEIEDAIWNSRAWTFQERHLSQRAVYFTASQLYFTCPHGTACEDTVPKSTRDLKPTVPVDRPKFEEVIYPLMFYIWSDPTQTEFPNKRFKLAGTGTGSDTLVSTREELPTPTYRAMPVAAYRSGTLPMEGETLWKTYREAVNMYTKRKMTWQSDAINAFQGVTDLISQGVNTTFWYGIPEFAFDQALLWYPQEPLTRRTYLGAAPSWSWAGWEGHTKYRGRGWHNAIAVAPFNVVHWLTHPSSIGTVVRYLVARGDSPERVAKIVQAAKEQPKSLNSWVHAFLYQLEDLDDGWKDEKDTSRNELYFSHPAYPGLRFTYPINLPGKPLLPRHLPDGTLPFTARSVEARFTDMSTTAHKSMPVEDEFLQIGLNDAGKYGSGSRRPWEFAVYHQGYRAGFLSLNVPLSSIDRASASYRLVAMSRDMVPQIAPPPCGWDFYWNLNPRRMQDSVFFDEEWGRPEDRRKWTLFTDSEPGRGPGRENGDPRWDLGRYETPAINDVYNVLLLENKTGENGEWWEERIGVGKIHVGAFWIARPVIEKFALR, encoded by the coding sequence ATGGACCAACCCAAAGACCGGCGACGCCTCAAGTTGGAGCCGTCGAAGCTCGGACCCAGCGCCAACAATGATGCGAGCCCCCAAAAGACGCCGGACACAGAAGACAACAAGCCAAAAGAGACCCCGGTATCCGTATCCCAGCCAGATCTAAGCACACAACACGAAACAGTGGAAAGCGAGGAGTTCAAGCGCCCCAATCTTGGACTTGGACCTTCCCACgaagccgaggttgaggaacgTAGTCTTGAGCGAGAAGCGCAGGAGAAGCAGAGGGATCAACCAGATGACGACAACGAATGCAAAGAAAACCCCATGTCGGATGAAAACCGGGCGTTGATTGATGTGTGGATGCAAACCGAAGATGAAGCGAgagccgaggaagaggacaaCGTGATGACTCGAGACAACTATGAGGCCAACTTTAAGGAAGAAGTGGCGCTACACAACCTGTACAATCATCACTATTTCGACGAACAGTGGCTGCTGTACTCGAAAGAGACATCAAAAGACCGCAAAGACGAAGATTGGTTCATTCATTCACCAACCGTGCTGGAGGCAACCGACCCGCAGTACCTCTGCGACATGTGCCGACACGTCGACTTCACCGTCCTATTTACGCATCGCGATCTGAAGCCTCAGGGGAACAACGATCCATCCACTGCTTGCATCGATTTGTATGGACTGTCGAGAGTTCTCAACGAGAAATCTACGTGTTCATTTTGTAACCTGGTGCGAGAAGCCATTGAGCAACAATGCACGGCTGAAGAACTCGCAAAGGCGAGGCAGACAAAGGCGGGCAAGATATCAATCGACattcttgatgatgggccAGATTGCGCCCTGCGATTGGAGGTTGGCTTCAGCCACTTGGCGACGAAAGTAATTATGCAGAGGATGACATCCGAGGGTGAGCCCTTTGCACTTCAAGGGCTTCCAGTACGCAAGGACGCCGCAGATATCACACGGCTGTGCAACTGGATCCGCACTTGCGAAGGCAGCCATCCCAAGCTCCACAAGTCCATTCACGCATTCTCGCCCGAAATGAAGACGCTGAGAGTCATCGACGTTGATGAAGGCTGTCTCGTGACAGTGCCCACGCCGTGTCGCTATGCTTGCCTTTCCTATGTCTGGGGGAAGAATGTAGCAAGTCTCGTCCATTTGACACTGGAAACAAAGGCAACCCTCGAAAGCCCAGGAATCTTCAGCAATGGATCAATCGTCATCAGCCAGACCTATCTGGACGCCATCAAGGTTACCAGAGATATTGGACTGCGTTACCTGTGGATTGACGCTCTCTGCATTGTGCAAGACGACGATGCTGAAAAGGCAATTATTGTCTCGCAAATGGCTGCTGTGTATGGCAACgccgtcatcaacatcgtTGCCTCCACCAACTTCAGCCCTGATGGCGGACTTCCGGGGGTGGGTAGCACGCCACGGGCACGATCCCAGGTAGTTAAACAAATCCAAGGGCTGTCTGTTGGCGCTGTGTTTCATGACTCCCGTCAGCCATACCACGAGATTGAAGACGCCATCTGGAATTCTCGTGCTTGGACATTCCAGGAGCGTCACCTGTCCCAACGCGCCGTGTACTTTACGGCTTCTCAGCTCTATTTTACCTGCCCCCATGGGACTGCGTGCGAAGACACAGTTCCCAAGTCGACACGGGACCTCAAGCCAACGGTGCCTGTAGATCGGCCAAAGTTTGAAGAAGTCATATACCCCCTAATGTTCTACATTTGGTCCGACCCGACCCAGACAGAGTTCCCCAACAAGCGCTTCAAGCTAGCTGGTACGGGCACAGGATCTGACACCCTGGTATCTACTCGGGAAGAACTGCCTACTCCAACCTATAGAGCAATGCCCGTGGCAGCTTACCGGAGTGGTACTCTTCCCATGGAAGGGGAGACGCTCTGGAAGACATATCGGGAGGCTGTCAACATGTACACAAAGCGCAAAATGACGTGGCAGAGCGATGCCATCAACGCATTCCAGGGCGTCACTGATCTCATTTCTCAGGGGGTGAACACCACCTTCTGGTACGGCATACCCGAGTTTGCCTTTGATCAGGCTCTCTTGTGGTACCCCCAGGAGCCTCTCACCCGCCGGACCTATTTGGGAGCCGCCCCGTCCTGGAGCTGGGCTGGATGGGAAGGGCACACAAAGTATCGCGGCCGGGGCTGGCACAATGCCATTGCTGTGGCACCCTTCAACGTCGTCCACTGGCTTACACATCCGTCTAGTATCGGCACTGTTGTACGGTATCTTGTCGCCCGCGGAGATAGCCCAGAGCGTGTGGCAAAAATTGTTCAGGCAGCCAAAGAGCAGCCTAAATCCCTGAATTCCTGGGTTCACGCCTTCTTGTATCAACTGGAGGACCTTGATGACGGTTGGAAGGACGAAAAGGACACCTCGCGCAACGAGCTCTACTTCTCCCATCCCGCCTACCCGGGCCTCCGCTTTACATACCCCATCAACTTGCCGGGGAAACCGTTGCTACCACGACATTTACCGGACGGGACACTTCCCTTCACCGCTCGCTCAGTCGAAGCGCGCTTCACCGACATGTCCACAACCGCTCACAAGTCGATGCCTGTCGAAGACGAGTTTCTGCAGATTGGTCTCAACGATGCGGGCAAATATGGGTCAGGCTCTCGCCGACCGTGGGAGTTTGCTGTCTACCATCAAGGATACCGCGCCGGGTTCTTGTCTCTCAACGTCCCCCTTTCGTCCATCGACCGTGCGTCGGCTTCGTACAGGCTGGTGGCCATGTCAAGAGACATGGTGCCACAAATCGCCCCGCCGCCGTGTGGATGGGACTTTTACTGGAACCTGAACCCACGGCGAATGCAGGACAGTGTCTTCTTCGATGAGGAATGGGGACGGCCTGAAGACAGGAGAAAGTGGACGTTGTTTACTGACTCGGAGCCGGGGAGGGGGCCAGGCAGGGAGAATGGGGATCCGCGCTGGGACCTCGGGCGGTATGAAACACCGGCTATAAATGATGTGTACAatgtcttgttgttggagaacAAGACTGGCGAGAatggggagtggtgggaggagaggattggggttgggaagATTCATGTCGGGGCATTCTGGATAGCAAGGCCCGTTATTGAGAAGTTTGCTCTGAGGTAG